One genomic segment of Procambarus clarkii isolate CNS0578487 chromosome 34, FALCON_Pclarkii_2.0, whole genome shotgun sequence includes these proteins:
- the LOC123762161 gene encoding treacle protein-like: MNTKALRISQGDKQPGMQSRATLQPERLPPAAAREAPACSSQRGSRLQQPGRLPPAAAREALACSSQGGSRLQQPGRLPPAAAREAPACSSQRGSRLQQPGRLPPAAAREGPACSSQGGSRLQQPERLSPAAAREAPACSSQGGSRLQQPGRLPPAAAREAPACSSQGGSRLQQPERLSPAAAREAPACSSQGGSRLQQPGRLPPAAAREALACSSQGGSRLQQPGSSQGGSRLQQPGRLPPAAAREALACSSQGGSRLQQPERLPPAAAREALASSSQGGSRLQQPGRLPPAAAREAPACSSQRGSRLQQPGRLPPAAAREAPACSSQGGSRQQQPGRLPPAAAREAPACSREGGSRLQQPGRLPPAAAREAPACSNQRGSRLQQPGRLSPAAAREAPACSSQGGSRLQQEGRLPPAAAREAPTCSSQGGSRLQQPGRLSPAAAREAPACSREGGSRLQQPGRLPPAAAREAPACSSQGGSCLQQPGRLPPAAAREAPARSSQGGSHLQQPGRLLSAAAREAPACSSQGGSCLQQPGRLLSAAREAPTCSSQGGSRLQQGGRLPPAAARKASTCSSQGGSRLQQPGRLPPAAAREARTCSSQGGSHLQQPGRLPLAAAREAPACSSQGGSRLQQGGRLPPAAAREAPACSRERGSRLQQPGRLPPAAGREAPACSSQGGSRLQQGGRLPPAAAREAPACSSQRGSSLQQGGRLPPAAAREAPACRSQGGSHLQQPGRLLSAAAREAPVCSSQGGSCLQQPGRLLSAAAREAAFCSSQGGSHLQQPGRLPPAAAMEAPVCSSQRGSSLQQGGRLPPAAAREAPACSREGGSRLQQPGRLPPAAGREAPACSSQGGSRLQQPERLQPAAGREAPACSSQGGSRLPQPGRLPPAAAREAPVCGSQGGSCLQQPGRLLSAAAREAPVCSSQGGCFLQQPGRLPPAAAREAPACSSHGGSCLQQPERLQPAAAREAPACSSQGGSRLQQPGGGACLTASAR; this comes from the exons atGAATACAAAAGCACTACGTATATCTCAGGGAGATAAACAGCCAGGAATGCAATCTCGAGCAACACTGCAGCCAGAGAGGCTCCCGCCtgcagcagccagggaggctccCGCCTGCAGCAGCCAGAGAGGCTCCCGCCtgcagcagccagggaggctccCGCCTGCAGCAGCCAGAGAGGCTCTCGCCtgcagcagccagggaggctcccgcctgcagcagccagggaggctcccgcctgcagcagccagggaggctccCGCCTGCAGCAGCCAGAGAGGCTCCCGCCtgcagcagccagggaggctccCGCCTGCAGCAGCCAGAGAGGGTCCCGCCtgcagcagccagggaggctccCGCCTGCAGCAGCCAGAGAGGCTCTCGCCtgcagcagccagggaggctcccgcctgcagcagccagggaggctcccgcctgcagcagccagggaggctccCGCCTGCAGCAGCCAGAGAGGCTCCCGCCtgcagcagccagggaggctccCGCCTGCAGCAGCCAGAGAGGCTCTCGCCtgcagcagccagggaggctcccgcctgcagcagccagggaggctcccgcctgcagcagccagggaggctccCGCCTGCAGCAGCCAGAGAGGCTCTCGCCtgcagcagccagggaggctcccgcctgcagcagccagggag cagccagggaggctcccgcctgcagcagccagggaggctccCGCCTGCAGCAGCCAGAGAGGCTCTCGCCtgcagcagccagggaggctccCGCCTGCAGCAGCCAGAGAGGCTCCCGCCtgcagcagccagggaggctcTCGCCagcagcagccagggaggctcccgcctgcagcagccagggaggctcccgcctgcagcagccagggaggctccCGCCTGCAGCAGCCAGAGAGGCTCTCGCCtgcagcagccagggaggctccCGCCTGCAGCAGCCAGAGAGGCTCCCGCCtgcagcagccagggaggctcTCGCCagcagcagccagggaggctcccgcctgcagcagccagggaggctcccgcctgcagcagggagggaggctcCCGCCtgcagcagccagggaggctcccacctgcagcagccagggaggctccCGCCTGCAGCAACCAGAGAGGCTCCCGCCtgcagcagccagggaggctcTCGCCagcagcagccagggaggctcccgcctgcagcagccagggaggctccCGCCTGCAGCAGGAAGGGAGGCTCCCGCCtgcagcagccagggaggctcccacctgcagcagccagggaggctcTCGCCtgcagcagccagggaggctcTCGCCtgcagcagccagggaggctcccgcctgcagcagggagggaggctcCCGCCtgcagcagccagggaggctcccacctgcagcagccagggaggctcccgcctgcagcagccagggaggctccTGTCtgcagcagccagggaggctcccacctgcagcagccagggaggctcccgcccgcagcagccagggaggctcccacctgcagcagccagggaggctccTGTCtgcagcagccagggaggctcccgcctgcagcagccagggaggctccTGTCtgcagcagccagggaggctcctgtcagcagccagggaggctcccacctgcagcagccagggaggctcccgcctgcagcagggagggaggctcCCGCCTGCAGCAGCCAGGAAGGCTTCCACCtgcagcagccagggaggctcccgcctgcagcagccagggaggctcccgcctgcagcagccagggaggctcgcacctgcagcagccagggaggctcccacctgcagcagccagggaggctccCTCTtgcagcagccagggaggctcccgcctgcagcagccagggaggctcTCGcctgcagcagggagggaggctcCCGCCtgcagcagccagggaggctccCGCCTGCAGCAGGGAGAGAGGCTCCCGCCtgcagcagccagggaggctcccgcctgcagcagggagggaggctcCCGCCtgcagcagccagggaggctcccgcctgcagcagggagggaggctcCCGCCtgcagcagccagggaggctccCGCCTGCAGCAGCCAGAGAGGCTCCAGcctgcagcagggagggaggctcCCGCCtgcagcagccagggaggctccCGCCTGCCGCAGCCAGGGAGGctcccacctgcagcagccagggaggctccTGTCTgcggcagccagggaggctccTGTCtgcagcagccagggaggctccTGTCtgcagcagccagggaggctccTGTCtgcagcagccagggaggctgCTTTCtgcagcagccagggaggctcccacctgcagcagccagggaggctccCGCCTGCAGCAGCCATGGAGGCTCCTGTCTGCAGCAGCCAGAGAGGCTCCAGcctgcagcagggagggaggctcCCGCCtgcagcagccagggaggctcccgcctgcagcagggagggaggctcCCGCCtgcagcagccagggaggctcccgcctgcagcagggagggaggctcCCGCCtgcagcagccagggaggctccCGCCTGCAACAGCCAGAGAGGCTCCAGcctgcagcagggagggaggctcCCGCCtgcagcagccagggaggctccCGCCTGCCGCAGCCAGGGAGGctcccacctgcagcagccagggaggctccTGTCTgcggcagccagggaggctccTGTCtgcagcagccagggaggctccTGTCtgcagcagccagggaggctccTGTCtgcagcagccagggaggctgCTTTCtgcagcagccagggaggctcccacctgcagcagccagggaggctccCGCCTGCAGCAGCCATGGAGGCTCCTGTCTGCAGCAGCCAGAGAGGCTCCAGCCtgcagcagccagggaggctcccgcctgcagcagccagggaggctccCGCCTGCAGCAGCCAGGGGGCGGAGCTTGCCTCACAGCTTCGGCACGATGA